The window CTAGTTTGAGCTCAGGAACCACTGTTAACCAATCCTAGTTTGGGGAAAGGGAAAAACTAAAATTAGAACATTTTAattcataattcaattaaaataaaaaagtttaacaGTAGTGTTGTCCGTACTTAAACAAGTCAAAATAAGAATTCAAATGAACTAATCATATAGCAACTAAGCATCGCACCTGCTCGGATTTTCAATCTTGTCCCTCCCACTGCAAATAATGTCAAAAACCATCCTGCCAACAGATATTGCCACCGTTAGATCTCAAAAAATTTGTCATCACTGATTGAAGAGAGAACCACGAGTTCTACACACCAAAGCATTAAATATCTATTTAATTAGAAATTCAGAATGCTACCGGTATTACAGGCCTCAGAATTcagaaatcatatatatatatatatatatatatatatatatatatagcatttaCGGAATCCAGCTTAACTTGGACATTGTTCATTTTCAGTTccaaaagagtaaaaataaaaactataaagTATGAAAATGTACCTAATTTCTATATGGATAAATATAGTCCGAGTTCAGTTCAACGTATTTGCTTCTAATTTTATCATGTTATAATTTATCATATTTCAGAATTTTAGAGCTTGCTGAGTTGTGGTAAAAATTTTCTGATACAGAAAACAAATAAATTACAACCAAATAATTTACTTGAGATTCGGAGCATAATTATCAGACTGAACCAGTAATTGAACCGATCATATGACTGAATAATGGGGTCACTCATTCAACTGGTGGATTACAGGTTGAATTGGTGGATTAGAGGTTGAATAGGTTGACCtgttcataatttaaaaaaaaaatatataaaagggcAAGGGCAAGAGCAAGAGCAAGAGCAACAGCCAACAACATTACAATTACAGCAAAATGGCAAATTAATTAGTAtatctaaaattcaaaacttaaaatcaattttatgattacAATTACAGCAATAACATTACAATAACATTACAATTACACCTAAATCAACTTTATAATTACAGGAACAACATTACAATCACAGCAACAGCAAGATGGAAAATTAACCAgcttatctaaattttaaaacctAAAATCATCTTAATTATTACAATTACAGCAACAACACTAGAACTACACCTAAATCAACTTTATAATTACAATTACAGCAAcagcaaaaaaaattaattagcttatcaaaaattcaaaacctaaaAAAACTTCATTATTAAAATTATAGCAAACTGGAAAATGAATTgattgggtgaagaagaagacaaaaagCTGTGAACTAGGAAAGGGAGGAACTAGTGAAAATTGGAAAAGTGGGAACCGGGGGAAGACAGGGACTCACAACGGCGGCAATAGCGAGGCCAGGAAGAGACGACCACGAACCTGGGCGAGTTGCTGCCTGCTTCGTGGCCCACTTAGTTATAGCATTATAGCATCATAAATATGTCCACAGTTACTTGTTTCAGGAACTATATATGTTACCAGTTTATCATTTCTGACTAATTTCACAAAGCTAAGCAATTAAGCATTATTGAACCATTCATAAGGATTCTTGATTCATAAACTAATATCACAGATGCAAACTCAAATTCTCTACACCCTTGGAACGGTAGAACCCATCAAGGAAATGCAAAGAACAGAAGACGGCGGAACAGAGTACAGAGAAGAACCTTGAGGAAAGGCGAGGGTACCCAGAGAACAGAGAAGAACAGAGCTGGTCACGACGAGGAAAGGCGGACGGCAGAACAAAACACGGCGGAACAGAGCAGCGGTGCGACAACGATCCAAAGAGGCGAAAGCTACGACCAGAGACGCGACGCGTGGTGGCGGCGGAAGATACGAAACTGCAGTGCCACTGCCAGCTGCCTGCTGCAGTGCCAGCTGCCTGCTGCAGTGCCAGCTGCGGCGGAGACAATAAGCGCCGGCAGCTGAGTTTAGATGATGAGAAGACCAAGAGGGAAGAGTCGGATCCAGATCCGGATTTAAATTGGTTAAATGGTTTGAATTAAAAAACTAAACtataaaattgatgcaatttgatttagattttttttatttaactgatttttttaaatagtttggtttggattggatttaAAATCCATAATCTAGatttttttgcacacccctagAATCGTGGGAGTGAGTGAATGAGTAAGGGtcgagagagagagtgagagactaGACCTTGGAGGGTGGATAACGCCGCTGATGCCTGACGACGTGGAGGAGCTGAGCGGCTGTGAGAAAGAGAGTGGAGGGTGGAGAGGGActgagtctttttttttttttttttgtcagggacCCAGGCCAATACTGGCCCAGACCCAAAGAATCTCCAAGCCCACAACCCGACCCGGAAATCAAACCTGCGTTTCCCTCTCCATTGCAGCAGCTTTTCCTCAGCAAACCAACAAGATGATCGGAAGCATCCCGGCGAGGCGGAGCTCTGATCGTCGACATCATCTTCGAAGCTCGAAGCTCCTGAATCAGTAGTGGACGCAGTAGCCATCATCCCCTCATCACCCGTGTATCTTACTAatacaataacactttttgcgGCAAAAATTAAAACCCACTTTGAAACCCATGCATTAGGCCTATTTTTCATGAGAATTAAGTTAAGAAAAAGGCAACGCgaacaatttcttttttttacatGATGCACTTAGGATatttaaaagttgattttttTTCCATTCTCAGTCGGCGCAATAGTACATCATATATGTTGATATTGCAACACTAGCAAGACCTTTTTCTAAAGAAGATTCTTTGGAAAATGTTCCAACCTCTCTTACTCTTAGCTAGCTTATGGAGCTCTTTCCTAATACAGGTGCATTCCTTTTCAAGCTCTGAGACACGTTCCCTCAAGTTTCCACCACCTTGTTGCTGTGAAGGGTCTACTTGACCATTATTCGCACTCCTTAGATGGCCAAGATTATTTCCATTAAGGCTGTTTTGTTGTTGTGCGTTCTCAAAGTTATTTGTGTCATCAAATAACCAGCTAGATATTGATGTTCTGAGTCTAAGCTGTTCAAAGAAGAGGACCTGCACAATTACTCTGAGTGGCAATCTCTCATTTT is drawn from Arachis hypogaea cultivar Tifrunner chromosome 12, arahy.Tifrunner.gnm2.J5K5, whole genome shotgun sequence and contains these coding sequences:
- the LOC112728969 gene encoding uncharacterized protein, with the protein product MKNRPNAWVSKWVLIFAAKSVIVLVRYTGDEGMMATASTTDSGASSFEDDVDDQSSASPGCFRSSCWFAEEKLLQWRGKRRFDFRVGLWAWRFFGSGPVLAWVPDKKKKKKTQSLSTLHSLSHSRSAPPRRQASAALSTLQAAGAYCLRRSWHCSRQLALQQAAGSGTAVSYLPPPPRVASLVVAFASLDRCRTAALFRRVLFCRPPFLVVTSSVLLCSLGTLAFPQGSSLYSVPPSSVLCISLMGSTVPRV